A region of the Mytilus galloprovincialis chromosome 1, xbMytGall1.hap1.1, whole genome shotgun sequence genome:
ataaagggcagtggcggatccagggggggggggggttccgggggatggaacccctctttttttggccgatcaatgcatttgaatgggagcatatagttggaaccccccccccccccttttactctgtgttgggaaccccttttttaaaatggctggatccgccactgaagggccttaaaaaattactattgtaaagcaaattcaaacgggaaaaccaacggtcttatctatataactttatttaaagATGGTAGAGCAATAAGTTTTACAGATTATTCAACTAGATGATAAACGGGATTAATAATAATGGTAATATAGTATTAAGGACATGCTGTTTTTTTTACTGCAGTTTTCATGAACTGTTATTTCAATATTCTTCTATTCTAcagtttttcaaaatatataccaGAACAGGCGTTCATAAAACTTTGGAGCATGACTATCGTACTAAAGATTCAAAAATCCACCAGtcaaattatttgaattgttGTTTCCAACAAAGATTCTGTACACTGAGTActaagtaaagttttatgaccgatGCAAAAACATGATGATAACTTCCTGTATTCCACAAATAGAATGTAAAAAAGTGCAGTGAACTGATGAAACATTGCTTGTTAGATAAAACTTGACAACCAATTTCATCATTCACAAACTTCAATGTTACAATTAACACATTTTTATTCTCTTGAGATTTAGGAGAAATCTTCTTATTTTGTAAGTAAAATGAAAAGTGTATGTAAGAGGGATATGtatgttagttttgtttgttgtgtttgacCATGTCTTGTTTAATTGTTTGGCTGTTTCCTTCATTATTGAGAGGACAGAGTAGTCCAGTATATAATGGTCAGTAAAGATGCAAATTGAATCAGacaagtttatatatttttagattGGGATCCATCTACTTAGTGTCCAGTTTCTACTTCTGTCTGGCCTATTTTATTTGTTTCCTTAGTTGTGTTGAGTTTCTGTCTTGACGTCATAAAGTAGTAAATAAAATCCTTATAATGTGGGATTGGTCAGAATTCTAGCTAAGGATTATTGTTATGTTCTAGTTTTACTTTGTCCTGTATAAAAAAACTCTCAATGCCGTGACAAAAGCTAAAAATAGTCAAATTGCTCAGAACTTATGTAAGTCTTAGACCTAATTTCTCCCTTGATCATGTGATCAATGACTTTATTGAAATTTCTGACAAAAACTGTGAAATGATGAGAATGAATGGACAAGTTTTTAGCCATTTGAGATACTGAGAACAAATCTTTTAAAAGCTGTGTAACGGAGAAGTAGTTAGAATTGATTGTAGAGAATCGTTAACGGAAGTCCTATAATACTACTGTATGATGGCCAGATTGTTAGTTTATTCAGACAAGTTGATGTTTTAAGACTTCTGGAGGCCTAATTTAATCGTCGTTGATTTTATCAGGTAGTTTATAGTTAGCAATATTTGTAAGATCTATTCAATTGGGATTGATTTTCCGTTAGAGATTTTGGTTCACCATTGTTGATTTTTAGCCAtggaaaaaacaacaaattacCAATTTTGACATAAAACTAATAATTTGAAGCCATGTTTGTACAAACAGACATAGTGCCAGTGGCAGTGTGGTATCTTAATCAAATACCAGTCTTTCATATTTTGAAGCAGTATCGCAATTGCATTCTTCAATAAtctttcaaagaaatatttttcatCTGCATTAGTCAGAAAACTGTGTTTTACATTGGCTAAAATGACCTGTACTCTATTCTTCATTTTCTGTTGAAATTCTCATAGCTTGAGAATTATTCATAGAGATGTGTAGTATAAACTGTTATCTAAGAACTAATGTTTGAAAACTATTATATATGATGGACATCTATTTCATTCTGGTAATCTCTAGAGGTACCTCAGCCATTTATTCTCTGGGTTGAAGCTGTTCTGTTTCATTCATGAAAATCCATGAATGAAATTGTAGACATTTATTGTGGTTTGGTGTAATCTTTAGTTTCCAATTATGAAAATGGATGATCTGTCTATTGAAGAAGACTGTATAATGACCACAAAATGAATGTCAAGAGTTGTTTAAATAAACTCTGTATAGATAACTGTTATATAATAAAAGCTGTTCTAATGGTCATCTGATAAAGATGCAAGATTAAGATAAAGCCACAAGCCttgaattttttcataaaaacgACATTACtagcagaaaaaaaaaaaatcatcatgtaTTTGCAAATTAAATTCCATGCAAAAAACATGCTTTTTGCAGAAACAATTTAGATAAGACAATTAGAAATAAACTGATGGACACAATAGAGCAAACTCTGAATTCATGTCTGGGGGCTGATATGGAAAATAGATCCTCTCATGTGTCATAAATCTCAATTAGGGAAATTACACCAACTTAGTTATATTCTTTATCCAAAGagaaataactcaaaaacaaattGCTGATAAATGGATGTGTCATATAAAAATGATATGATAAAGAATTTTACGGAATGTGCCAGATTgtagattatatatataatattgcaTAATAAATCAAAGCTCCATTTATATGTAGAATTGACAAGAAAATCATGGTCACtggaatatatattttctttttcaggaAGTGACGAATGGAAGAATGAATTACCAAGATGTGAAATATACACAGCTATCGAATAAAACAGAAGTATGTTCCAGATGTTGTACTCCACGTAAATTGTTTACCTGTTTCTTCATACTTATTGTAACATTAATTGGACTACTAGTGACATGCTATAGTCATAGCAGTATATGTCATAAACATGATTATCAGAAGGTCCATATTAGACTTACCAAGCGCCGACTACCTCATTGTATTATCATTGGAGCTAGGAAGGCAGGAACAAGAGCGTTACTCACTTATCTTAAAGTTCATCCAGATATTCAAACGGCTCAGTATGAAGTGCATTTTTTTGAtaatcaagaaaattatgattttGGATATGGATGGTATCGAAAGCAAATGCCATACTCATTTCCAGACCAACTGACAATAGAAAAATCACCTGCATATTTTACTGAATCCAGTGTTCCTGGTAGAGTTTATAGTATGAACTCTACCATCAAGATACTACTTATTGTCAGGGACCCAGTACAACGGACTATCTCAGATCAACTACAGCTGAACTTTAAAGGACTGGATATGGGATTGGAAGTGAAACCTTTTGAGGAATTAGTTCTTAATCCTAAAACTGGAAATATTGATATGAACTTTAAACCAGTTCAAAGATCATATTATGATGTTTACATGAAAAATTGGTTGAAATATTTCCCATTGAACCAAATTCACATTGTGGATGGTGATCAGCTGATAGCTGATCCTTATCCTGAGGTCTATAAAGTTGAATCATTCCTTGGATTAAGACATGCAATACCTCAATCGGACTTTGTTTACAATGCTACTAAAggtttttattgtataaaaacaGATACAGCATACCAAAAGTGTTTATCAGGGTCAAAAGGTCGCTCTCATCCTCACATACAGAAGGAGGTTATTGAAAAACTTAAAAATGTATTTTGGAAACATAATGAAAATTTCTTTGAACTGGTCAATCAGAGATTTTTTTGGAACAATAAAACCATGTCATCAAAAATTGGTAAATAAAGTAATACCTCATTTCACAACACAGAGCATAAGAAatcaaattaacatttatagtaCAGATAAATTTTTTCCCCataataatttataacttttctgtaagtaAATCAAACTACTGATTTTGTATTGTTAGTTCATTGAAGACTAAGTACCAATCAGAAAACTTAGTAAAAGATTTTAAAGAGCCACaacatgaaatttttttatatttttttttatgacaaaaatgtaCTCAATATATCGAGTTATGCAATTGTTGAATGTAAAATTATGGCTTCCTGTTATAAGGTTGCTTTATCACAGTTATAAACGTCAGACActgcattttgaattttgatgagcattgattttttttaagtcagaTTTGCCAATATCGtttgttttatagaaatttaGATATGCCAAACTTTGCCATtaattgttatgattttttttcttgcttAAGTAGACATGTTGTCTCGGTTGGCATTCAGACTGTATTGTTGCTGTCTCCCACTTGttcttttaaattataaaacatattcaatattttattcaatttttctgGCTATAGAAAAAGTTCAGATTCATTGAATTGAAAGCAGATCTTGAACATGTGGAAGATCTGAAGTCATATGAATTCTGAACCTAACCAGAAAATTTTACTGAAGGCAAAAATCACAtgtgttcttgtttttttttttttaagaacatgTCAGACTCACTAACTAATAGTatatttactgtaaaaaaaacaatttgatattgttCAAAAGtattatacatatacatgtatatatatatatatcttgttcTATGTACCCATGGTTGTACATTTTTTACAAGTAATCTATTTTCATACAATATATATCTTCATATCAGTATCATACAGAATTAGtaggtaaaaaaaacatatacatgtattatataaatcATAGAAATTAGACACATTTGTAAATAGAAGGTGCTGCAATGTGCAAAATTTGTTGTGTATTTTTTACTTACTACATTGTTGATATAGAAAAATGTTAAGAGTTATACATCACTTTTTTACCTGCATATtctaatttttgtcgagcctgcaacttttgttgcagaaagctcgacatagggatagtgatccggcttagctaacttcttaaaagctttatattttagcaggtggaagacctggatgcttcatactttgtatatagatgcctcatgttacgaagttttctgttggtcacatgtccaatgtccttgacctcattttcatggttcagtgaccacttgaaaaaaagttcagatttttttgtaatgttgaattctctctaattataagtaataggataactatatttggtatgtgcatacgttgcaaggtcctcatgcccgtcagacagttttcacttgacctcaacctcatttcatggatcagtgaacaaggttcagttttggtggtcaagtccatatctcagatactataagcactagggctagtatatttggtgtatggaaggactgtaaggtgtacatgtccaactggcagatgtcatctgaccttgacttcattttcatggttcagtggttatagttaagttttcgtgttttggtctgttttctcatactttatgcaataggtctactatatttgttgtatggaatgattgtaaggtgtatcggtctagcaggcagatgtcatctgaccttgacctcattttcatggttcagtggtcaaagttaagtttatgagttttggcctttttatctaatattatatgccaaaggtcaactatatttggtgtgtggaaatattttatgatctatatgtcagtcccgcaggttttatttgaccatgacctcaatttcacggttcattgcacagtgataagtttttgtgttttggtatatttttcttaaactataagtaataggttaactatttttgttgtatggaagcatttttagctgtacatgtctgccttgcatggttcatctgaccttgacctcattttcatggttcattggtctttgtttagctatcttggttaatgttaagtttatgtgacagttgaaataaagctttatacttacaaaaattcgtaagggttccacggaacccagtgtctcgcctacgtttgctgttaatcgcagactcaacaaaaatgaggaaaaacatcaataaaaatttccctctccatactgtcttttgattgaaagaagcttccaagtttggtaaaaaatccaggatagtttatgaatctaataaatgttttacaaactttaactgcagactgtatgtaatgttaactggaagaaaaactaagtccatttataagtaaaatacgtaaaaagtgaattttttttttacaaaatttacttctgaataatatcttatgatcagaaacaagcttttgtctaagtttggtagaaatccaggatagtttaagaacattataaaaattttaaaaacttaaaccacagagtgaatgtcttgtttctggcaaaaaaactaagtccatttataagtaaaacacggaaaagtggaaatttatttttacaaaattttcttcttgatactatcttatgatcataaacaagcttctgtccaagtttggtacaaatcaaggatagtttatgaaagttattaaaattttaaaaactttaaccacagagtgaatgtaatgtttcctcgcagaaaaactaagtccatttataagtaaaatacggaaaaaatggaattttatttttacaaaatttacttctggatactttcttatgatcataaacaagcttctgtctaagtttggtagaaattcagtatagtttaagaaagttattaaaatttcaaaaactttaaccacagagtgaatatttgtggacgccgccgacgatgacgacgccgacgacgacggaatgtaggatcgcttagtctcgctttttcgactaaagtcgaaggctcgacaaaaatgtaggactatcaacataatatcaatgattagtaaagaaagcgagacatttcagtgtgtgcactcttgttatcacatattcatttttataattttccccTAAGACCATACAAAGATTTTTATACTGTCTCAAATCTTTTGTGGCCACATTGTATAAGAAAGGTTGTACTTGTTGTCTGTTAGTTTGTTTTAAGCTTTATATACtgatctttctgaaacacaataAATGAAAGATGGTATTGAAAATTGGGATTGTGGCTAAACCAATTACATTATGAAAACCAAAAGAGCCTATAAAAGAGGTCATGCTTTTTATGCTCCAGCTAGAAGCATTTTGTTTGTTGGTCGGGTCCGTTCGATCGTTTGTCTGTCTGacttcaggttaatgttttttgtcttggtagtttttgatgaagttgaagtccaatcaacttgaaactttatgCAAATATTTGCTATactatgatctttctgatttttgttgagccttcgacttaagtcgaaaaagcgagacatagcgatcctacattccgtcagcGGCGGctgcgtccacaaatattcactctgtggttaaagtttttgaaattttaataactttcttaaactatccttgaattgtacgaaacttggacagaagcttgtttatgttcataagatagtatccagatataaattttgtaaaaataaaactccattttttccgtattttacttataaatggacttagttttttctgccaggaaacattacattcactctgtggttaaagtttttaaaattttaataactttcttaaactatcctggaaatgtacaaaacttggccataggcttgtttatgatcaggagatagtatccagaagtaaattttgtaaaaataaaattccattttttccgtattttacttataaatggacttattttttctgccaggaaacattacattcactctgtggttaaagtttttaaaattttaataactttcttaaactatcctggaattgtaagaaacttgaccagaagcttgtttatgatcagaagatagtatccagaagtaaattttgtaaaaataaaattccattttttccgtattttacttataaatggacttatttttttctgccaggaaacattacattcactctgtggttaaagtttttaaaattttaataactttcttaaactatcctggaattgtaagaaacttgaccagaagcttgtttatgatcagaagatagtatccagaagctTCTGATAATCAAAAggtagtatcgagaggaataattttattgatttttttcatcatttttgatgagtgtgtgattaacagcaaaagtaggcgagacactgggttcctcggaacccttacaaatttttaatgTCAAACTagagttttgaccctaatttcgtGGTCCAcgtaacatagaaaatgatagtgcgagtggagcatccttgttctatggacacattcatgtttaCAATTTTTTCCCAGCTGAAAAATTTTCTCAGAGGGTCTCTGTAAAATAATTCTGTATCTAAAACAGATATAATACCCAAAGATGTTTCAATACTGTGTTTACAGTCCTTTCTAAAATGCTTGGATTCaaatttcatatggggttcatgctGTGCTCAGTGTAGACACCTTTTATTAGTTTTAAGCTCGTCTGGAACATGTGATACATAATAATATTTTGGAATCTCCACTGTGTTTGATTGATTCTTGGAATTTCAAGTGTATAAATTATTTGTATCCAAAATTTTGATTTaccaacaaaaattaaaaacaagttgctttctttaaaaaaaaaaaggcaacatgTGAACCTGAGACAGCTGATTATCAGCATGCTGCACTCCTCTCTTTTAAGGCATTATTTGTATTGAGTAGTATTTATTTTAAGCAAGCATTACATTTTACCGGTAAtatgaattttttatataaatccatgtacatcttttgttttttggacatttttacaCAGTTTAGatatttgtagattttgaaaatgtttttttcatgtttttttcatttttcaaggttttctatttggcacttttataaattattaaaggTTATATTGTTTAAGATATTCATAAATATGTCATATGTATTATTAGCTTAATTTGGATATATGTGAAAATACCTGAACCCTTCACCACAAAATTGCATTGTCCAAATATGGACCAAtcataataataatgatataaaaataaattctttaCGATAAGAGAAGCTAGTTACAACAAACAAATCTTCCGTGAGACCTACACTTACAAATTACTATACAATCAAAAACAGATAACTACTTATATGTAATTTACAATCATACAGTTCaatgtatcattataatatgataaaagataaaaaggTATGTgttgtaaaaaataacaaaaataaaatcaaaatatgacatataaatcaaaataatacattGTAGAAAACAGAAAGTTATCAGGACTGTGTCAAGTGCTTCTTGACactatatttaaatgtaaaagtGTTTATAGAAGTGCAATAGACAACTGCACATATTTGTTATGGAATGAGGAGGTAGGagggtttgatttttttctgcatttaaaacatattttctaaTGAGTTTACTGAGTTATAATTCTCAGTAATGTGAAACCATGGGGGTTGTGATATATGACAGTATATATTTCTTGTTAGGCAGATCACAgatcttttcattttattttttaacgtttgatatattttactgaaaaatgtgtttgtttttcataataatgatattttaatatcattttgtaGACCTTGTTGCTCAAAATCCATCTATGAATTGTAAATTAAAAACTTATTTCTCATAAAAATTACCTTTGATATTCAAGTTTTTAGACATTTCACAGACAATTTTTATGACCTTAAAGTAACATTTCAACTAAGATGGTTTTTTTATTCAGTTCAATGAATATTCTGGGATTATGATGTACAATTACGTTGGCTATAAGTATGCTTACATGTAGGTAAAACTTTGAGCCACTctacaaaattattaattttatgatAATAGGTACATTACTTCCTTATATtaataaattgaataatttgtaaAAGGTTTggaatatatatttctatttcatGGATGAGGCAAAGACCGCATGTGATCAGGGTAATATTTAGCTTTATTATTTACTCAAATTTTAACGTAAGTTTCATATTTAtgtctatttttaaatttaaagaaatacaaaCCAAAAAGCATAAAACAGCTTGTTTTGTAGAACAGTAAAACAGTAAAATAGAAATTATCGTGCAGGGCTGTATTGCAATCACCATGTGTCTGTCTGATTGTCGCTGTTGTCCAAAGAATAATTTCATCACATTTGCTCAGAAACAACTCAACAGAATAGCTTCATATATGGTCAGCAGCTGCTTCCTTTTTTTGGGAGGGGGTGTCATAAGCACAaaaacacattcttgtttacccTGACTGCCAGGCATGATGGTGAATGCAATTTGCTTCCATTTTGTCATCCTTTCTTTtgtcaatattatttaaaataaattgtttggTTATCGAGTTTGGGCAATCTTACCTTAAATATTGAGTAATGCAGACATATACATTTTATGAAAGAATTCTATACCTATAGTTGTAAGAATGTTAAGCATAATTGATTATTATTTCATAGATGATTCTTATTATAATAGCAAATGTTATCAAGTTTTATTTCTTTCTTGGGAAGATGGTACTCA
Encoded here:
- the LOC143057767 gene encoding heparan sulfate glucosamine 3-O-sulfotransferase 1-like gives rise to the protein SRCCTPRKLFTCFFILIVTLIGLLVTCYSHSSICHKHDYQKVHIRLTKRRLPHCIIIGARKAGTRALLTYLKVHPDIQTAQYEVHFFDNQENYDFGYGWYRKQMPYSFPDQLTIEKSPAYFTESSVPGRVYSMNSTIKILLIVRDPVQRTISDQLQLNFKGLDMGLEVKPFEELVLNPKTGNIDMNFKPVQRSYYDVYMKNWLKYFPLNQIHIVDGDQLIADPYPEVYKVESFLGLRHAIPQSDFVYNATKGFYCIKTDTAYQKCLSGSKGRSHPHIQKEVIEKLKNVFWKHNENFFELVNQRFFWNNKTMSSKIGK